TCAGCCAAATCCACCTATGAAAGCACCACAGACTTATATACCAGCGGATGGTAATAAGTGGTTGCAAGCTAAACGGGTGATTCGTGCTACTCATTTGGGTGTTTTAGGTGAGGTAAAGGGACACCTGAGTCAGTGTCACTTTAATATGGAACAGTATGCGATCGCTTTCTTGCGAAATATCAGAAAAAATCCTCTTCGAGAGTTTTTGTACCCTCATATCAAAGAAGTTGTTCATATTAATAAATTTGGTCGCCAAATATTAATGGACCCAAATGAAGGGTTTTTTGCCAAGCTAGAACCGATCATTGTTAACCCAGATATGTTGAAATGGGTGCGATCAAATATGGGAAGCTATGATTGGACAGATTGGCAACCAAGAAAGCCGCTTTGTGAGTCACATACTTTTGCGAAACTCGGTAATTTATACTGGGATATTCTCACCAATCATGTAGATGCATTTTTTGCCGCTAATCATGAGGAAATAGTCAGAAATTGGGACGAAATTTTGAGATTATCTGAGGATTTAGTGGAACATAGTGTTCCTTATGTTTCTCAGACGATGGAGCAAGTAGATGATGGTGATGAATGGTACGATTTAAATGAAATTGAACATTCATCAAATCCACGTCGAGAAATTGATGGAGAAGTAAAAGCTGTTAGACCAATTACTTCATCAGAGGAACCTTCAGCACAAGATATCGCCAACCTCAAACAAGTTTGTAGGTATGTTATTTACCAATGTACTTTTTGGCATAGCTGGATTCACAACGAGCATAATCCTGAATTTGGTGAATTAAAGTACGGCGACTTGTTGCGAAATGGCTCAATGGGAGATGAAGATGATGAGAGTGTATTACCCGGTCGTGAGGTAGCAAGTATTATTCTTGCTGTTTCTAATATGCTGACTAATTTTGATTACGGGTATATGCTCAAAAATGAAGATGGAGACATTCCACCGCAACTGATAGAACTCATTGAAAGCAAAAGAGGAGAGTTTGAAAAGTTAGGTTTTGATTTGAATAGTCTTCGTTCTCGCTTGAATAGCTAATATCTGGAGCGTCGGGTCAGAAATGATTGAGTTAATTCATAAATAAACCGACGCTCTATTTTTCAAGTATTTTCCACTTAACTAGACTTCTTGCAAAAGTCCTGAATTGGATTATGAAACCGCAGATAAACGCAGATAAACGCAGATAATTATTTACTTATGCAAGAGGTCTACTCAACACGGAAAATCTTGGATGAAATTAGTCTGTTGACTTTTTTATTTTACTTAATGGAGATGAAAAAATGACTTCAACAATTAACATGGATACCACAGATGAACTGGAATACGGCACATGGATATCATTAAAAAATGTGCAAATGGTTCCATTTTCTATTGACAAATTTTGGTCTGCCTTTGATGATTACCTGACGTTTCTCAATTCCTTCAGTGGACGCACAAATGTGGAACTGGAAACCGGGTTTGGAAAACCGAAAAATACTCCAGGAGCTATAGTCCGCTTTGATTTTATGGGTTCCATCGTTCGCGATCGCTTGCTGCTGAACGACAAAAAAAATCATGTCTGGAGGATGGATATACCAGAGGCGACTCCGCTGTTCACTCTTTACAATGTCACTTTCAGCGCCCGTGAAGTTGGCGATCAAGCAGAAGTTACGATTATTGTAGAGTTTGTGTTGCAAAGTGAAAACCGCTCTGAACGCGCTGAAGCCCTTAAAACCCTCAAAGAATTTCTTCCCAAACGTATCCCGGAAATAGTTAAGTTTATTCAAGAAAGAGACGGGAATCTGCCGAAATTAGCACCAGTCACCGAGTCAGAAATTAGGGAACTGGTAACAGATTTTTACGCAAAACTGGACGCTCACGCCCCAGTTGAAGAATATGATCGTTTCTTTGCCTTTGACGAAGAAGGCTTTAAGATGCAATTTCCTAGCCAAACCTTACATAATCGCCAAGAGTTTAAGCAATGGTACGAAAGCAGTGTTAATCTATACTTTGATGAAATTCATCAATTGAAAGAAATCAATGTTTCCGCTACATCAGAACAAGCTGAAGTTAAGGCGATCGTACATTGGGAGGGTAGTGTTTGGAAAGCACCAGCCTCCCACAGCCAAAGGACTATTGCAGATGCTGATCATAGCTGGGTGGTAAAGCGATCGCCACAAACCTACAAACCCGTGTTCAAAAGCTATATCGTTCACAAATTAAATTTAGCTGATACTTCAGCTAAACCAGAAGTTCCAGCCGTTCATTAAAAAAGTTAACTCACCCTATTCACTTTCAAAATAAAGAAAGAGTCCATAAAATGGCTGTACAGCAAGTTATTCTCGTTACCGGAAGTAGTCATGGATTTGGTCGTCTCACTGCTCTTACCCTAGCTCGACAAGGACATACAGTCTTTGCTTCCATGCGAGCCATTACTGGGCGTAATAGTACCGTAAGTGCTGAAATGCAAGATACAGCCAAGCAAGAAGGCTTGTCGCTGCATGTGATGGAGCTTGATGTAACGGAAGATGCTTCCGTAGAAGACTGTGTGAAGAGGATTGTTGAGCAGACAGGACGCATTGATGTGCTTGTCAACAATGCAGGAGTTATGTATGGGGGTATCACCGAGGCATATACTCTAGAGCAGGTGCGACGACAAATGGAAGTTAACTTCTTTGGCGTAGTCCGGATGAACCGAGCTGTGCTACCTTATATGCGACAGCAAGGCAATGGACTGCTGGTTCATGTCACCTCACTAGCAGGTGGTCTGGTTTTCCCATTCTTCGGTTTGTATTGTGCCAGCAAGGCTGCACTTGAGGCCGTGGCTGAGTCGTACCACTATGAATTGTTCAGTTTGGGCATTGATTCTGTGATTATTGAGCCAGGA
The sequence above is a segment of the Mastigocladopsis repens PCC 10914 genome. Coding sequences within it:
- a CDS encoding lipoxygenase family protein gives rise to the protein MSDLIQRIISGEVSLKQYTDTELERLTYKVLTNLPLSELLKLKAELKGKSIEQSRKVVGKIVHSDLKTPIPNLEVELWERDPFGFKDYLANGVTDKTGNFAIYYDPKAGGFGDAPDLELRIFDPSQTAIIEGKTSKTRNLIEVIKGDENVTAEIYEFGVLPLSYYEYDPDYRLFSYALPKSIRNDFAPDAHARTMQSVAKFGKVMLDLIQRNRKNPNEPSYEEIQKSFPETLTLILEKGQKGYTRSDEFFGLRMLNGFNPLIFKKDKDNPSLYTTSFNGEQFELTGKIDLPNYKVKFELKDEKLLPVEITLQFREDNCTQPNPPMKAPQTYIPADGNKWLQAKRVIRATHLGVLGEVKGHLSQCHFNMEQYAIAFLRNIRKNPLREFLYPHIKEVVHINKFGRQILMDPNEGFFAKLEPIIVNPDMLKWVRSNMGSYDWTDWQPRKPLCESHTFAKLGNLYWDILTNHVDAFFAANHEEIVRNWDEILRLSEDLVEHSVPYVSQTMEQVDDGDEWYDLNEIEHSSNPRREIDGEVKAVRPITSSEEPSAQDIANLKQVCRYVIYQCTFWHSWIHNEHNPEFGELKYGDLLRNGSMGDEDDESVLPGREVASIILAVSNMLTNFDYGYMLKNEDGDIPPQLIELIESKRGEFEKLGFDLNSLRSRLNS
- a CDS encoding SDR family oxidoreductase, with product MAVQQVILVTGSSHGFGRLTALTLARQGHTVFASMRAITGRNSTVSAEMQDTAKQEGLSLHVMELDVTEDASVEDCVKRIVEQTGRIDVLVNNAGVMYGGITEAYTLEQVRRQMEVNFFGVVRMNRAVLPYMRQQGNGLLVHVTSLAGGLVFPFFGLYCASKAALEAVAESYHYELFSLGIDSVIIEPGPFQTNLTTSLEGPQDQERLAQYGTVAEIARQLLDGVDQPSSEGVYQDPQIVADIVAELVAMPSGKRPLRTIAGAIDFGLSPVNEAKLQAQRVALDAWGLTQLTQPLKPTTL